A segment of the Malassezia restricta chromosome V, complete sequence genome:
CTGCGCAAAGAGTTCCGAAAGCGTGATCGCGCCCTCGCTTCAACGGTACTGAAGCGATCCCGTATCGTCATGTCAACATGCCATGGCGCGGGTGGGCGCCAGTTGGATGATCTAAGCTTCGACTTCTGCATCATTGACGAAGCATGCCAGGCCTTGGACATGTCGTGCTGGGTACCCGTCTTGCGACTCGCTCCTCACGGCCGGGTCTTTCTGAGCGGCGATCACTTGCAGCTGCCGCCGACCGTCATGGCTGAGCCGCCTCGCCCACCTGTAAGTCGCTCAGCGACCCTGCcgccaagcgcatcacTGCAAGTGACTATGTTTGATCGCATCTTGTCTATGTATGGCGAGGCCAGCAAGGCATTCCTGTCCGTGCAGTACCGTATGAACCATGAAATCATGGCTTTTCCCAATGCTCAACTGTATGATGGAAAACTGTCAGCACACGATAGCTGCGCACATATCCGACTCACGGACCTGGGCATCGAAGGCAACGACGAAAATGATGCGCACTGTGCTCCTCTTGTGCTGTACGACACGACAGGCCTTGATATGTATGAACGGGAAGACGATGCGGTTCTTTCGACACATTCGCGCATCAATGAGAACGAGGCGTCGCTGGTCATGCGACACATCGAATTGCTCGTGCAACATGGCGTTCCAACTGCATCTATCGCGGTACTTTCGCCCTATGCGGCACAGGTTCACCTCCTAAGCCAGCACATCCGCACTATGTATGACATGAGCATAGAGGTGGGCACGGTCGACGGCATGCAGGGTCGTGAGAAAGACGTGGTGATCTTGAGCCTCGTGCGCAGTAATGACGAGCAACAAGTTGGGTTTTTGCATGACAGCCGACGCCTCAATGTGGCCATGACACGAGCCAAGCGCCAGCTTGCCGTGATTGGCGACGCCGACACAGTAGGTGGCGAAAAGGCCCGGCATGACACAACGGCTTCGCGCCAGTTCCTTCGCGCATGGATCGAGCACCTTCACTCCAATGCCCTGATAGAAATAGCTGCATAATGTAGTTTCAGTATGGTACAGAGAGGAGGGGGCAAACGGTAGATGAGTAGCATCGATAGCGCGAGTCTATGTGGCGAAAAACTTGTTCGGGAGAGAAGGGCGACAGGGCGCGTTACGCGTGTACCAGCACTAAACGAGTCCGTCGTAGAGGGAGAGGGCCTGTACAATAGAGGGATCTTGCTTGGATCCCTCTTTAAATTCCTCAAAAGACAATTCGGCATTCTTATCGAGGTCCATGAGGGCAAAAATTTTGTTCACGCGCTTTTCGGGTGTATCTTCATCCTCAGGCAGCTTGACCATCTGTCCTGTCATCTTGTAGATAGCGCGCACGATAGTCAGCATCTCATTGTACGTGATCGTGCCATCGTCATTGATGTCGTACAGCTTGAACGCCCAGCGGAGTTTTTCGTCTAGACGACCACGGCCCGTCACACTTAAAGCACATATGAACTCCTTAAAGTCAATGTATCCATTTTTGTTCTCATCGAATACGTTGAAAACGTATTCAGCAAGTGGTGCTGGATCTCCAAAGGGGAAAAATTGCTTGTACATCCGAGAGAACTCAgccttgtccagcacgcccgGCGGACAGTCGTTCATGAACCCTTTATACCATTGCTGCAGTTCCTTGCGATCGACTGCCGCGTAAGCCTCTTTTTACATACAGTATGTAATGTTTTGAAGCTCATTGAGCTGCTCCGATGTCAGCTTGGACTGCGTTTTTCCCATCGTAGTGGAATCACAACCTGTCAGTGGCGCGCCCGTGCCTAATTTTTTCTGTTTAGCTCGACCATGCCCCTGTCCTGCACTCGGCCGTAAGCCCGACTGCCGCGCGTTCGCAACTTGGGAAAAAATGGCCCGCGCCCACAGCTACGCGGCCGACAacgcgcgtggcgctcgCTTCAAAATGACTCGCATACGCACTCCACTTGATCGTGGCCGGCTTCCTACGGAACTTGCCATGCAACCGCATTCGTTGGCGACGTTCAAACCGCTGCTGAGCCAACTCGTGCAGAGTCTACCTGTCCCTCCCCCGCCCACCGGTCAGCTCCGTGACCCTGCAGAGCCCCTTTCTCAGGAGCAGTTAGAGGCTCTGTTGGAGCACCTCAGCGATGTCACATTTACGCAGGACCCCGCGAACAGTGCTGCGATAGGCTCAGCACTCACAGCGCTGCGCTTGTCTGGGCTCGACATGCGTCCAAGTACTCTTGCTTTCATGCGCCAAAAGTTCATCGAGCAGATCCAGCCATTTGATGTGCCTGTACTGGAAGACtcgcccagcaccgacTATAGAGGCTGGGTCGATATCGTaggcacgggcggcgaCGGCAAGGACACATTTAACGTCTCTACGACGGCCATGTTTAtcgcaggcggcgtcaATGGGATGCATGTTGCCAAGCATGGTGGAAAAGCATCGACTTCTCCCTCTGGCTCCGGCGAGCTTCTCATGAGTCTAGGCTTACCATTACTGCAAGTGCCATCGGATGAAATGGTCAAATCACTGTTCCACTGTTCATGTACATTTCTGTTTGCTCCGATGTTTCACCGTGCCATGATGCCTCTCGCGCCAATCCGCGCGTCTCTTGGATTCCCTACGCTGTTCAACATTCTCGGCCCTCTTATCAACCCCAAATCCACGTGCCGCGGCTTGTACGGCGTGCATAGCTCTGGTCTTGGCCGCATCTATGCCGAGACGCTCTACATGTCAGGCTTGGAATACTTTTGGGTCGTATGTGGCGAGGAAGGCCTAGATGAGCTCAGCCCCGCCGGGCCGAGTTACGTATGGGAAGTTTCCACGAGAGGCAAGATTGATCACTTCACTGTCACACCTGCCGATTTTGGTCTGCCCTCGCATACACTCGAGGAGGTGCGATCAGGTACGCCATCACAGAATGCAGCAATGCTGGCATACATGTTCCTACACCCGGACAAAATTGAAGACGCACCTCTGAAGGAACCGCTTCATGTGGAATGCGACATTGCCCATGTTCAGTTGGAACCGATACCTGCTGGCACGAACCTCAAGGCCATCTATGATTACAGCGTTCTTCAAGCGGCTGCTCTCCTGTATATTGCAGGACACGGTCAAGGCGACCTAAAGGAATGCACACACATCGCCCAAGCCTCCATCCAGGACGGCCGAGCGCTcgcggcatggcgccgacTCCATGAGTTTATGCACAGCGTCAAGTCGTTGTGATCTACTCCTGACAATGTTCCTTTTCACCGTTCAGCTACATCATCCACTTATGGAATCTCTATCGAATTACATCTCGCGCAAAAAGCCCTGGTTCTGCTTCATGCGGTACTTATAAGGCATACCCGCGCGAAGTCGATCCGCATCATTGCGTGGCTTGGCAAAGCCATTCATGCCCATACCGAATCGCGGGCGGCCATTGGCctcgcgacgagcacggTCCAAACGGATCTTGCGGCCCAGTTCCGTCTCGCCGTCAATGTGATCGGCAGGAGCACGTGCGGCACTATCTCCCACGGCAAACACAGGTGGTGCATCTTCGTTACCCAGGTCACCCTTGGGCATAATCACATTGTCTTTGGTGGCCTCGACCTTCTTGATGCCATCGGGCGTCTTGAATATGTGCTGGGCTGAGAGCAGATCACGGCCAGCCGCGCCCAGCTCGCTCATAGCCTCGTAGTCCTTCGCATTCTCCATCATTTCTGGCGAAAATTGCTTCTCATACGCACTGTCATACGTCTCGCCTTTGGCCGCTGCCGCTTGTttgcggcgcatgtctTCCTCAATGGATGGCATGCCCTCGGCCaagcgctcgcgctcctcctCTTCGCGCTCAATGGCAGCATGGTGATCAAAGTGCTCCAAATCTTCTTTGTGCTTGTATGCCTCTGCCGTTTGGTCCTCAGGACGGTTATGGTATAAGCTCTCGTGATGGACAAAGTACTCGGACTCTTCATCATAGTGGTGgcccagcgcatgcgctccaaACTCGGGGAACTGCGGCAGACCTGCCTTTCCACCGCGCAAAAACTCAGCGCGAGTGATAACGCCGTCCTTGTTAAAGTCCAGACGGCGAAGCACTTCGCGCACTATTGTATCAGCTTTGCCATCATGCACTTCTGCATTAGGCGAGTGCTTGCGTGAGAGCGAGTGATGCACACCGTAAATCGCCTCGATCTCGGGTCTCTCGAGAATGCCATTGCGGTCAAGATCGTGCAGTGCGAAGAAACTTGCCAGATCGAAGGCTCCGATGTGATGCTCAGACGCCATATGCTCCTGCATGTAGTTGCCAGGGTCCTTGTCAGTGTACACTGGGCCCTTCGGAGCCGTACGTTTCCCCGTGCGCACTGCAAATGATGCACTCACAAGCGCGAGTAACAAAGTGACTTCAAAGAGATGACGCATGACGTTAAAAGTGCTACTAAGCCAACAGCCTCGGGCTCAAAAAgctggtggcggcgctAGTGGTACCCAGGTCGGTTGGCGTAGGTGGACATGACTCTACATTATGTAATAACCGGAAGAAGTGACACCATTCAAGATGGCCATGCACAAAGTGTGAATATTTAACATGCTATGATGCGATGGTCGTGTCTAGGAAGCCGTAGAGTGGCGAGCTAATGCTTTTCGAGCGCCTGTAACGTAACCAAGTTGGCATAAATACCATTTTGTTGCAATAATGTCTGGTGGTTGCCTGCCTCGGAAATCACACCTTGATGGAACGCAAAGATGCAGTCGGCATGTGCGATCGTAGCTAAACGATGCGCAATGGCTATTGTGGTACGACCGGTAGCAGCAGCGTCCAAAGCTTTCTGCACAATTTTTTCAGAATCAGAGTCAAGGGCGCTTGTAGCTTCATCCAGCAACAAGATCTTGGGATTCCGAATAAGTGCGCGTGCAATAGCCAAGCGTTGTTTTTGACCACCACTAAGCTGAGTACCTTTACTGCCGACCTGCGTGCGGAATCCTTCGGGCAGCCCTTCAATAAAGTCAAGAATGTTGGCAGAACGTGCTGCCTCTTTCAGCTGCGTTTCCGTCACATCATCTGGGTTTTCAAGAGCACCTAAGCGTAGATTGAATTCAATCGTGCCGTCGTACAATGTTGGCTCCTGGGAAACCAGCGCAATGTGTTTACGAAGCGACGCTAGATTTAGCGTGCGAATATCGTGTCCATCCAGCAAAATGCGACCAGAGCTCACGTCGTAGAATCGTTCCATGAGCTGGATTGTTGTTGACTTACCGCAACCACTGctgccgacgagcgcacaGTAAGAACCAGGCGGAATGTCCATGTTGATGCCACGCAGTACCGGGGCTCCTGGACGTGTTGGGTACTCAAATCCAACGTTTTCAAATTGCACATGTCCCTGACATTCGTGCAATACAGTGCCCTCGTTTGACTGAATGTCAATTTGCGGCTTTTGATCGAGTAATGCAAACATGCTGGTACCTGCGTTCGAGGCATTGGAAATGTCAGGCACGAAATTAAACACGTTGCCTGCCTGAATACTGCCGAAAACAATCGCAGTAAAGATGGTAAAAAATTGACTTGATGTATACTCCATGCGCATAACAAGGCGGTAACCGTACCAAAATCCTAAGGCAATCACAAAGTAGGCTGTCGATTGCGAGAAAGCGTAGAAAATATTTCCCCAGAGTGCAGCACGTTTGGCCACCTTGGATGCCTCTTTGAGTGCTGCATCGTAGCGCTTCAAGCAATCTTCCTCCCGGGTCAAAGCGGCGACGGTGCGAATCGCAGATGCAGACTCACAGGCCATGTGTGAAGTAGCTAAATGGACCTGACGTACCTTAACGTCTTTTTGTACAACGAGCTTGAGTCGCACAAAGCCGGCAGACAAAGTGAATGGGACACAGGCCATGACGACCAGCGCAAGTTTCCAGCCGTAAATGAGAGATATAATCGAACCGATGATAAGAGTAGAAAGCGACTGGGCAATGGCCCCCATGGACACACCAACAAAACTGTTGACTTTCAGCGTGTTCTCAGCCAGAGACGAAGTCAGTGTGCCGCTACTGTGACCATCTTCATCAAAGTAAGCAACGTCCGCTCGCATGTATGCCCTGAACATGAGTGCTCGAAGACGCTGCATCAGAGCTGCGGAACCCTGCTGAATGAGCGCATTCTGGAAGACAGTGGCAACGGTCGAAAGAATAGCGATCACAAAAAAGTACAGGGCATGATGATTTGCCGTGTGGCGCATTTGGTCACGAATAGGCTCAGGGCATGGGTCACCCTCGTCGTTCTGACACTGGCCATAATTATTGAGAGCCAAACCAAATAAGATGGAGAAGCATGGGTAGGCCGCGCCTGTAGCACAGGCGCACAAGAGTCCAGGCAGGAAGTAGGGCGTAATTAGGTCTCGTCCAACGTAGCTTAGACGGCGCAAGAGACCCGGCAAACTTATCGGTTTAGTCGGCTTGGCTTGGTCATATTGACCTATCTTGAGACCTTGCATTTTCATCACATCGTCCAAGGTAGAATCGGTAGATTTCATGCTCATTTTGCTTGGCATGCGGGCCAGTGTGTCGTTCTCCACGGCTGAGGTATTCGTGGCAGCCACTGGCACGCTCAACAGAGCCTGCGCATTATTGTTATGAATGTCTTGGGTTGCCACAAGACCTGCATAGATACCCTTGGGATTCTCAAGGAGCGCATCGTGACGGCCCTGTTCCATAATCGCACCACCTTTCATCACCACAATATTGTTCGCATTCTTAATGGTACTGAGGCGGTGTGCGATCGTGATAGTGGTACGACCGTGCGACGCGCGATCCAGTGCATCTTGGACAATGCCCTCACTTGCAGTATCAAGGGCACTGGTTGCCTCATCCAAGAGCAGGATGCGAGGATTTTTTACCACCGCACGAGCGATAGAGATGCGTTGCTTTTGCCCACCACTCAAAAGAGCAGCTCGTTCACCGACTTGCGTCTGATAGCCTTGAGGAAGCTGCGTGATAAAAGCGTGTGCATTCGCCAAATGGGCCGCGTGCACAATCAACTTGTCCTTCTCCTCCTCGGAATAATTATCATACTCGGTATGCAACAAGCCAAAAGCAATGTTTTCCCACACGGATGTGGAAAAAAGGGTCGGTTCTTGAGACACAAGGCCAATTTGCGAACGCAACCATCGGATATTTAGTTCACGGATTGGCACGCCGTCTAACAGGATGTCACCCTCCAAGGGATCGTAAAAACGTTCGACGAGCGAGATGATGGTGCTTTTGCCAGAGCCAGACTGACCCACGAGTGCCGTCACTTGACCGTGTGGAAACTCGAGGTTGAAGTCCTTTAAAATGCGAACGTCGGGTCGAGAAGGGTACGCAAACGTCACGTTCTGCGCAGACAAATGACCTAGGCATGTAGCTGGCCGAAGTCCCTCGGAGCTGAATGAGTCGATTTTGGAAGGCCTGTCGATCGTTTCAAAGACTTTACCACCTGCTGCTTGCGCGAAACTCATGGACTGCAAGTTGGGTGCAAGCATAGCCATGCTGAAAGCTCCGATAAGTACGGAGAAGATGACATTCATGACGATGCCGCCTTGTACCTCGCCATTTGCGACAAGTTTAGAGCCAAAATAGAACGCCAAGGCATAGGCAC
Coding sequences within it:
- a CDS encoding neuronal calcium sensor 1, whose protein sequence is MGKTQSKLTSEQLNELQNITYFDRKELQQWYKGFMNDCPPGVLDKAEFSRMYKQFFPFGDPAPLAEYVFNVFDENKNGYIDFKEFICALSVTGRGRLDEKLRWAFKLYDINDDGTITYNEMLTIVRAIYKMTGQMVKLPEDEDTPEKRVNKIFALMDLDKNAELSFEEFKEGSKQDPSIVQALSLYDGLV
- a CDS encoding anthranilate phosphoribosyltransferase, translating into MQPHSLATFKPLLSQLVQSLPVPPPPTGQLRDPAEPLSQEQLEALLEHLSDVTFTQDPANSAAIGSALTALRLSGLDMRPSTLAFMRQKFIEQIQPFDVPVLEDSPSTDYRGWVDIVGTGGDGKDTFNVSTTAMFIAGGVNGMHVAKHGGKASTSPSGSGELLMSLGLPLLQVPSDEMVKSLFHCSCTFLFAPMFHRAMMPLAPIRASLGFPTLFNILGPLINPKSTCRGLYGVHSSGLGRIYAETLYMSGLEYFWVVCGEEGLDELSPAGPSYVWEVSTRGKIDHFTVTPADFGLPSHTLEEVRSGTPSQNAAMLAYMFLHPDKIEDAPLKEPLHVECDIAHVQLEPIPAGTNLKAIYDYSVLQAAALLYIAGHGQGDLKECTHIAQASIQDGRALAAWRRLHEFMHSVKSL
- a CDS encoding secretory pathway protein Ssp120, with protein sequence MRHLFEVTLLLALVSASFAVRTGKRTAPKGPVYTDKDPGNYMQEHMASEHHIGAFDLASFFALHDLDRNGILERPEIEAIYGVHHSLSRKHSPNAEVHDGKADTIVREVLRRLDFNKDGVITRAEFLRGGKAGLPQFPEFGAHALGHHYDEESEYFVHHESLYHNRPEDQTAEAYKHKEDLEHFDHHAAIEREEEERERLAEGMPSIEEDMRRKQAAAAKGETYDSAYEKQFSPEMMENAKDYEAMSELGAAGRDLLSAQHIFKTPDGIKKVEATKDNVIMPKGDLGNEDAPPVFAVGDSAARAPADHIDGETELGRKIRLDRARREANGRPRFGMGMNGFAKPRNDADRLRAGMPYKYRMKQNQGFLREM
- a CDS encoding ATP-binding cassette, subfamily B (MDR/TAP), member 1 codes for the protein MGSESNSPKIVWGKASSADNGDSDTLSYYHDGRSVSPPDSELGHGLANVQATPAWYRNMDYLSPNVMSDTFDSFRHASNDEIGLLSPADIAARSPPLLMPVPSWDDLPYDRPPNHMISGNKWDEYHDDTIAPETPKFAHPLWASSPTFSPQPGSLQPANAWHGTFGHPNIFDSPGKPWESDDFTSQTRQIRHSQGPDTSSKEHVIYRHASSKKGSSLAQESHQQNTKHSRRRWGKADKARKPSPTVSPSPTGTKPVKFNALFRYATPLERFLNLIGIICGAASGTAQPLMTILFGNLANKFLASSNPSLTDQQKIDYFLAAAHMVNDDAIYLVIIGIASFVVIYVYMAIFVYTGEVITQRIRKEYLRAILRQDIAYFDSLGAGEITTRIQSDIQLIQDGISDKLPLNVAFISTFITGFIIAYVRNWKLALVMTCILPCIVGSAIVMNKFVSSYQQVELEHVAKAASIAEEGISTVRTVKAFGMNAHLAKLYESRNATAFTASRRRAVASGMGIGAFFFCIYCAYALAFYFGSKLVANGEVQGGIVMNVIFSVLIGAFSMAMLAPNLQSMSFAQAAGGKVFETIDRPSKIDSFSSEGLRPATCLGHLSAQNVTFAYPSRPDVRILKDFNLEFPHGQVTALVGQSGSGKSTIISLVERFYDPLEGDILLDGVPIRELNIRWLRSQIGLVSQEPTLFSTSVWENIAFGLLHTEYDNYSEEEKDKLIVHAAHLANAHAFITQLPQGYQTQVGERAALLSGGQKQRISIARAVVKNPRILLLDEATSALDTASEGIVQDALDRASHGRTTITIAHRLSTIKNANNIVVMKGGAIMEQGRHDALLENPKGIYAGLVATQDIHNNNAQALLSVPVAATNTSAVENDTLARMPSKMSMKSTDSTLDDVMKMQGLKIGQYDQAKPTKPISLPGLLRRLSYVGRDLITPYFLPGLLCACATGAAYPCFSILFGLALNNYGQCQNDEGDPCPEPIRDQMRHTANHHALYFFVIAILSTVATVFQNALIQQGSAALMQRLRALMFRAYMRADVAYFDEDGHSSGTLTSSLAENTLKVNSFVGVSMGAIAQSLSTLIIGSIISLIYGWKLALVVMACVPFTLSAGFVRLKLVVQKDVKVRQVHLATSHMACESASAIRTVAALTREEDCLKRYDAALKEASKVAKRAALWGNIFYAFSQSTAYFVIALGFWYGYRLVMRMEYTSSQFFTIFTAIVFGSIQAGNVFNFVPDISNASNAGTSMFALLDQKPQIDIQSNEGTVLHECQGHVQFENVGFEYPTRPGAPVLRGINMDIPPGSYCALVGSSGCGKSTTIQLMERFYDVSSGRILLDGHDIRTLNLASLRKHIALVSQEPTLYDGTIEFNLRLGALENPDDVTETQLKEAARSANILDFIEGLPEGFRTQVGSKGTQLSGGQKQRLAIARALIRNPKILLLDEATSALDSDSEKIVQKALDAAATGRTTIAIAHRLATIAHADCIFAFHQGVISEAGNHQTLLQQNGIYANLVTLQALEKH